The Malus sylvestris chromosome 8, drMalSylv7.2, whole genome shotgun sequence genomic interval AGAACATGTGAAGGGGTTGTGTTTGTTTGAAGATAGTAACGACGTCGTACAgaataaataagtaaaataCACGTGTATGTATATAGTGTGTGTGGATTGTATGTGGCTGTGTAGATGTAAGGTAcggatttttattaatttttttgattGAGTGTCTGAATTGTCGATATTAATCATTCGTTCTTGATTTTATTAATTCTTTCACGTAATAAGTAAATTTTACCGTTGTGGTACAAGTTGCTCGAAATTGTTACTCGCAATCCTATTACATGATTGACGTTCAATTGTATCAGTTTTTTCAAAGACCGGCTAGATTTTTAGACAATCGGTGATCCGTCGGTCATTGAAAAAGTTTTTAGAATTGAGTGGCAATCATGTAATAATTTTGTGAGTAACACAACACATCTGAGATGCAACGCAATGTAGAGACCACGagcttgtttggatgtgcttttaaactgattaaaagtgcttttggtgaaaatatttttagaaacaaTCATTAGTAAAAATGTTAGTAAATCTTGAAAAAACATTTTCTTGAAAGAAGCACGTAACTAGTGCTTCTTGtggaaagcacttaaagtgcctTTGGAACCTAAAAGCATTTTctttaaaagcgctttcagtcctTTTAAAAGCACATGCTACATGACTACAAGGCACTCTTGTCAAACTAGATCAACATTTCAACTTTACGTAAAAGAATAGACCAATCAATATGATACAGACCAAATTAAttaagagaaaaacaaatcatcTAAACAACGGGGGGAAAACAGTTGCGTTTAAGCCTCATCAGCCTTCAAGAACCACAGCGAAAAATGTCATCTTTAAAGGGAGGATGCTCGTATCCAACTTCTTAAACTCCAACTTTCACCAGATTCACATTAACGAAAGCAAAACACCTGTTGGAACACCGATAAGAGCCGTTGTTAGTATATGTGTTCAGAACTTTGAAGAGCTAATCCTAGGTCAAAACAATGGAGTTCGTACTATACACACTTCGAATGGTGAACAGTTCGTGCGTAATTACAAATCAATATCTATACGTAATATAGCTGACCAGCATGGATGATGCTATACAAAAGTAAAACAGCTAGTCAAACTGAACagtacaacaacaaagctttttcccactaagtggggtcggctatatgaatcctagaacgccattgcgctcaatTATGTGTcaagtcttccgttagatccaagtactctaagtcttttcttagagtctcttctaaAGTCcttctaggtcttcctctacccctttggccctaaacctctgtcccgtaatTGTCAGACTGAACAGTAACGACCAAACTTTGCCATAAAAAACATCTTCACGTATATTCAACCTTTACTTGTGCAGAATGGCTGACCATATAATTTGACGGGACACTATCACCAATGTAGACAACTCCAATGGAACTAACATTTGGGATTGTTTTGTCATCATATGTAAGTGTTAGTTGAACTTGATGTAAATACTGGTTTACGCCAAAGCGGATTTCGAAAGATAAAAACTACGGTGAACTAGAAATCCTATACCTCATCCCCAACATTCATACCAAAATCGATATTGCACGATATCTTATTCTCAATCAAATATGGTCCACCTAAAACACAGATTCTGAAAGGGTTTATAGACCAAAAAGATTGAACTTCACAATATAGCAATATCTTAACAATATTGTTAAGATTTTCGTTCAAGTGACAAACGAATATGATAAATGCTTCTAGTATGACCAATGAAAGTTCAAAGTTTTTAACCGGGGGACAcgtttcaaaaacaaaattgcaatGAAAGTTCGAAGTTCAGGGGAAAAGAAATAGCTCGAAACATTTTTATGCTGTGGAACCaacatttttaagttttaaaacaGCACAGAAATTTGAAAGGTTGATCACAAATCACAGCAAGAGTGAAGGAGTATATAACAGGGCACCAGAAAGAAGCAAGCCTTAATCATGAACAGCTTTAAACACTACTCTAACTTTAGTTTTCGATTTACACTTAAATCGGGTTCCAAGAAGTATGGGATTCAGCAACTACTCTACACTTAAACAACTCATAAGCTTAAAACATATGCAAGTCAATGCAAAAGTAACTGAACAGAGATATCAGGTGGTTCTGGATGGCACAATATTAAATGTTGAACAGTTGTATCTGTGAATGAGACATACCATCAGACAGGCACCCCTCAGGTGTCGCTTATCTGTACCAGAACCTTATTCTTCTTGCCTGCAGATAAAAGCAGAAGTTTCCCGTCCACAATGTCTTCAGGTTCAATTCTCTTATTTTCACTATCAACTTTGGAGTTGTTCAAGTAAAGTCCCCCTTGCTTCAACAGACGCCGGGCAGCAGATTTGCTGTCAAGCAAACCAGATGAAACTGAGAGATCAAGAATGGAGAGATCAAGGACCTGATGATACAGGAATGAGCATGAGGGGACATCCTCAGAAATGGCTTTAATGGTGTTCCAGTCCAATTTAGTATCAGCACCAGGCCTCATTGCTTCAGTTGCCTTGAGGGCCTCGTCCAGACCATCTTGGCCATGCACAAAACGAGTGACCTCCTCAGCAAGCCTGCGCTGAGCTGTGTTGGGCAAGTATCCAGGTCTCTCCATCTCGCTCTCTAACTGTTTGATGTCATCCATGTCCAGGAAAGTGAGAATCTTCAGAAACCTGACCACATCAACATCAGGAACAGAGAACAAATACTGATACAACTTATAGGGAGACAACATGGACGGCGAAAGCCATATGGCACCATCTTCGGACTTGCCAAATTTGGTTCCATCACTCTTCAGTAGAAGAGGAAATGTCAAGCCATAAGCAGCAGCATCCACACGAAGAATCTTGCGTATGAGTTCAGTCCCTGCAGTTATATTCCCCCATTGATCGCTACCTCCAATCTGGACATTAACACCTTCATTGCGGAAGAGGTGGAGGAAATCATATCCCTGCAATAACTGGTAAGTGAACTCAGTATAGCTCATTCCTTGTTCTGACTCCAACCTCTTCTTCACACTCTCCTTCGCTATCATGCTCCCCACTCTTGCATACCGACCCACATCTTTGAGAAACTCTAACAACCGAACCTCTTTCCACCAATCATAATTATTCAAGATGGAAATCCCACCCAGAATTCTCGTAATCGTATTGGTTACTCCTGTGGTGTTTCGGGACAGAGTATCAAGGTCGAGCTCGGGTCTCTCCAAGCTCTTACCGGAAGGGTCTCCAACACGAGCGGTGGCACCACCGATCAAAGCAACGGGGTGATGCCCACATCTTTGGAACCATGAGAGGACAACAATTCCAATAAGGTTTCCCAAGTGCAAGGATTCGGCAGTTGGGTCAAACCCACAATAGACTTTGAGAGGAGGGAGATTGGGGTCGGAGCAGGATTGCCTTAAATGCTCACTGGTGATGGATTCAAGCAACCCTCTCTCTTCAAGAATTTCAACCACATTTGGACGCCCGGACAAGGACTGAAAACACTTGACGGTAGAGAGAATGACTGGATTCCTCAACTTATTTCTGCGAACGGTGGGTAACCTAGACACAGTACTGAGAGGGGGAAAGAAGAATGGGAGACTACAGTAGTAATGGGAGTAGAGAAAGGCCCTTGAGGTGGTGGCAGCAGCCATTATTAAATTCCTGCaagaaaaagagagattttCAGAACCAGTAACacattttcttaatttcttctatTGTCATACTCAAGAGTAAAAAGGTCATACTCAAGAGTAATCCGCTAATTTCCTCTTTGAACTTCGGTCACTTCAATGAAGAATGATACGCCAGAAATAATGATGTCGATGCCACTACTTCCAGTGGAAGTGAAACAAGAGCTAGCAAGAAGCCAGGAAAACCCACCTCTCAGAACCTTCAAACTTGAGCACACTCTCTCCAAAAAATGATTCTTCGGCACTCAGCCATCTATCTTAGTGGAAAGATTCTGTCAAAATTTTGCCAGCATCTCCTTTGTTATATGACCAAAAGGCCAAAATCTAAAACAAAACAACGAGTGGATTTCAGAATCAAGTAAAAGTCTATATAAGCTatattcaaaagccaaaacagAAGCAGGGCATCAGCTACAAACCAGTGGCAGCTCTAGAAATTTTTCTCCGCCGGTACATAATTTATATCACTGTTTCTATAAGAACAAGAATGTCCATGATAAGTACACAATACGTTGGGCCATAGAATACGGGTTGAAGCGatatacaattacaattaaACTAAGTAATCTTATTGTACGTAAGGATGTCGATTCATTTTTCATGTACGAAAGTTGATATACTCTCTTCTTTTTTCGTACACACTAGTTGTTTTGTAAATTAACTAGACTAATTTTTTGATGAAGTTTCTTTTAAGGAAGGCTTCGGCGTGCGCAGCACACGCACAGACGCCATTGAGGCATTTTATCGAACAGTTGGAGGGCAATGTTTAAGGCAGACCCAAAACCTTTAAGGGGCCAACTCCAGCCTCCCATCAAGAAAAACACTAAATTCCTAACTTGCTCAAATCCCTAAATCCCTAATTTaaagaaatcaaatcagaaatgaaattataaatgaagagggaaaagaagaagaagaagaagaagaagaagagtagTACAATTTGCAGAGGCTGGGGCAAGAGTGtaattaaaagaagaagaagaagaagaaggaagaactcaCATG includes:
- the LOC126631917 gene encoding tyrosine--tRNA ligase, chloroplastic/mitochondrial-like, which produces MAAATTSRAFLYSHYYCSLPFFFPPLSTVSRLPTVRRNKLRNPVILSTVKCFQSLSGRPNVVEILEERGLLESITSEHLRQSCSDPNLPPLKVYCGFDPTAESLHLGNLIGIVVLSWFQRCGHHPVALIGGATARVGDPSGKSLERPELDLDTLSRNTTGVTNTITRILGGISILNNYDWWKEVRLLEFLKDVGRYARVGSMIAKESVKKRLESEQGMSYTEFTYQLLQGYDFLHLFRNEGVNVQIGGSDQWGNITAGTELIRKILRVDAAAYGLTFPLLLKSDGTKFGKSEDGAIWLSPSMLSPYKLYQYLFSVPDVDVVRFLKILTFLDMDDIKQLESEMERPGYLPNTAQRRLAEEVTRFVHGQDGLDEALKATEAMRPGADTKLDWNTIKAISEDVPSCSFLYHQVLDLSILDLSVSSGLLDSKSAARRLLKQGGLYLNNSKVDSENKRIEPEDIVDGKLLLLSAGKKNKVLVQISDT